A genomic window from Planctomycetota bacterium includes:
- a CDS encoding AAA domain-containing protein produces MPTSPFPSGCMERLERLRQNISSVYMGNKSAVEKLLVCLLARGHVLIEDVPGVGKTVLAHALARSLDCQFARLQLTPDMLPADVIGVTVYSQESEQFTFKPGPIFSNILLADEINRTTPRTQSALLEAMNEAQVSVDGQTRRLPPPFMVIATQNPFEFEGTYFLPENQLDRFLMRLNLGYPSTEDEARIITQQPSLTALQRLEPVMTREDVIELQDRVNHVRIDESLVDYIIRIAAGTRTSDQLQIGVSPRGTLALAQAARATALVHQRDYVVPDDIISNVLPVCAHRVIAKTYMHDGSPLTTSRIIQQVIETIPSPA; encoded by the coding sequence ATGCCCACCTCACCATTTCCGAGTGGTTGTATGGAACGTCTTGAACGCCTGAGGCAGAACATCTCCAGCGTCTACATGGGCAACAAGTCAGCCGTCGAAAAGCTGCTCGTTTGCCTGTTGGCCCGCGGGCATGTGCTCATCGAGGACGTGCCCGGCGTGGGCAAGACCGTGCTCGCCCATGCCCTGGCCCGCAGTCTCGACTGCCAGTTCGCCCGGCTTCAGCTCACGCCTGACATGCTCCCGGCCGACGTGATCGGCGTGACTGTCTACAGCCAGGAGTCCGAGCAGTTCACCTTCAAGCCCGGGCCGATCTTTTCGAACATCCTGCTCGCCGACGAAATCAACCGCACGACGCCGCGCACGCAGTCGGCCCTGCTCGAAGCGATGAACGAAGCGCAGGTCTCGGTCGATGGGCAGACGCGCCGATTGCCCCCGCCGTTCATGGTCATCGCCACGCAGAATCCCTTCGAGTTCGAGGGCACGTACTTCCTGCCGGAGAATCAACTCGATCGATTCCTGATGCGCCTCAACCTCGGGTATCCCTCGACGGAGGACGAAGCCCGCATCATCACGCAGCAGCCCTCGCTGACCGCGCTTCAGCGCCTCGAACCCGTCATGACGCGCGAAGACGTCATCGAACTTCAGGACCGCGTCAACCATGTCCGCATCGACGAATCGCTCGTCGATTACATCATCCGCATCGCCGCCGGGACGCGCACCAGCGATCAGCTCCAGATCGGCGTGAGCCCGCGCGGGACGCTGGCCCTGGCGCAGGCCGCTCGGGCCACGGCGCTCGTGCATCAGCGCGACTATGTCGTGCCCGACGACATCATTTCCAATGTGCTGCCCGTCTGCGCCCACCGCGTCATCGCCAAGACCTACATGCACGACGGCTCGCCGCTGACGACCAGCCGCATTATCCAGCAGGTCATCGAGACGATCCCCTCGCCGGCGTGA
- a CDS encoding NAD(P)H-dependent glycerol-3-phosphate dehydrogenase: MSFDRITVLGDGAMATVCAMLLASKGKRVTMWGPFAEHVHQMVQTRTNERYLPGSHLPESLHLTADDDEAVHRTELIVSAIPTQYIRSVWQRIRPHTPPSVGIVSVAKGIETETMLRPTQILTDVLTDNPDGPPRPLAALSGPSIARELSRCLPATVCIAGDDESFILALQELFTTQWFRVYTNPDLLGVELAGATKNVIAIAAGILDGLAAGYNAKSALLSRGLAEIARLGAAMGARSDTFFGIAGVGDLATTCFCPEGRNRTAGEMLGKGMKLDTVLERIQGVVEGVPTTRAVMKLAEKFRVEMPITAAVNDVLFEGLDPIDGIARLMSREPKQERVR; the protein is encoded by the coding sequence ATGAGCTTCGATCGAATCACAGTTCTGGGCGACGGCGCGATGGCCACCGTTTGCGCCATGCTTTTGGCCTCCAAAGGCAAGCGCGTGACCATGTGGGGCCCGTTCGCCGAGCATGTGCATCAGATGGTGCAGACCCGCACCAATGAACGCTACCTGCCCGGGTCGCATCTGCCCGAGTCGCTGCATCTGACCGCCGACGATGACGAAGCGGTCCATCGCACCGAACTGATCGTCTCGGCGATTCCGACTCAGTACATCCGTTCCGTCTGGCAGCGCATCCGCCCGCACACCCCCCCTTCCGTCGGCATCGTCTCGGTCGCCAAGGGCATCGAAACCGAAACCATGCTCCGCCCCACGCAGATTCTCACCGATGTGCTGACCGACAACCCCGATGGCCCGCCGCGCCCGCTCGCCGCCTTGTCCGGCCCGTCGATCGCGCGCGAGCTGTCCCGGTGTCTGCCCGCCACGGTCTGCATCGCCGGCGATGACGAGTCGTTCATTCTCGCATTGCAGGAGCTTTTCACCACGCAGTGGTTCCGCGTGTACACCAATCCCGATCTGCTCGGCGTCGAGCTGGCCGGTGCGACGAAGAACGTCATCGCCATCGCCGCCGGGATTCTCGACGGCCTCGCCGCCGGTTACAACGCCAAGAGCGCCCTGCTTTCCCGCGGACTCGCCGAGATCGCCCGACTCGGCGCGGCGATGGGCGCCCGCTCCGATACGTTTTTCGGCATCGCCGGCGTCGGCGATCTGGCGACGACGTGCTTCTGCCCCGAAGGCCGCAACCGCACCGCCGGCGAAATGCTCGGCAAAGGCATGAAGCTCGACACCGTGCTGGAGCGCATTCAAGGCGTCGTCGAAGGCGTGCCGACGACGCGCGCCGTGATGAAACTCGCCGAGAAATTTCGCGTCGAAATGCCCATCACCGCCGCGGTGAACGATGTGCTCTTCGAAGGTCTGGACCCCATCGACGGCATCGCCCGCCTCATGAGCCGCGAACCCAAACAGGAACGCGTACGATGA
- a CDS encoding GNAT family N-acetyltransferase: protein MPQTRIIYETQRLLLRQMTPDDAALWHGILSDAQAMRFYPRVYTRDEADEWTAKNLRRYERDGVGLWVAQRRDDRQFVGVCGITIQFIDGVGEHEIGYQMLPAFWRQGYATEAAAGARDYGFTTLGLRRLVSWMGPDNLPSRRVAEKVGMTLEKQTIQATSGKPHVVYAIRPAAGRAEGLW from the coding sequence ATGCCCCAAACGCGCATCATCTATGAAACCCAGCGCCTTCTGCTGCGGCAGATGACGCCCGACGACGCTGCGCTCTGGCATGGCATTCTCAGTGATGCGCAGGCGATGCGTTTTTATCCGAGGGTTTACACGCGGGACGAAGCGGACGAGTGGACCGCGAAGAATCTCCGCCGCTATGAGCGCGACGGCGTGGGGCTTTGGGTGGCGCAGCGTCGTGACGATCGGCAATTCGTCGGCGTGTGCGGCATCACCATTCAGTTCATCGACGGCGTCGGCGAACACGAAATCGGCTACCAGATGCTCCCGGCCTTCTGGCGTCAGGGCTACGCCACCGAGGCCGCCGCCGGGGCTCGCGATTACGGGTTCACCACGCTGGGGCTTCGCCGGCTGGTGTCATGGATGGGGCCCGACAATCTGCCGTCGCGCCGCGTCGCTGAGAAGGTCGGAATGACGCTCGAAAAGCAGACGATCCAAGCGACCAGCGGCAAGCCGCACGTCGTTTACGCCATACGCCCCGCCGCCGGGCGTGCCGAAGGCCTATGGTGA
- a CDS encoding phytanoyl-CoA dioxygenase family protein, which produces MPTKLLSDAQVSQWQADGYHMERGLFTPEEIDLLRRAAKEDRAMDEHALGRADGEGGTVRLSLWNHPGEGIYGMIARCRRVVERAEQLLDDEVYHYHSKMIMKDAKIGGAWAWHQDYGYWYKDCVLCPDLLSVFIAVDPSTKENGCLQVLRGSHRLGRIDHVLTGQQSGADPDRVEAARKHLELVHCLMEPGDALFFHANTLHRSDQNRSDNPRWSMICCYNSKHNDPYAPGKHPNYTPLSKVDDNMVLKAGTKRFGDGDDPGWLSNTARSSAARLAAGSGDKHG; this is translated from the coding sequence ATGCCGACGAAACTTCTGAGCGATGCGCAGGTCAGTCAATGGCAAGCGGACGGGTATCACATGGAACGCGGTCTGTTCACGCCCGAGGAGATCGATCTGCTCCGCCGGGCAGCGAAGGAGGATCGCGCGATGGATGAACACGCGCTGGGCCGGGCTGACGGCGAAGGCGGGACCGTGCGGCTGTCGCTCTGGAACCATCCGGGCGAAGGCATCTACGGCATGATCGCGCGCTGCCGGCGCGTCGTCGAACGCGCTGAGCAACTTCTTGATGACGAGGTGTATCACTATCACTCGAAGATGATCATGAAGGACGCCAAGATCGGCGGCGCCTGGGCGTGGCATCAGGACTACGGCTACTGGTACAAGGACTGCGTGCTGTGCCCCGATCTCTTGAGCGTCTTCATCGCCGTCGATCCCTCCACCAAGGAAAACGGCTGCCTGCAAGTCCTCCGCGGATCGCATCGCCTCGGCCGCATCGACCATGTGCTTACCGGTCAACAGAGCGGGGCCGACCCCGATCGCGTCGAAGCCGCTCGCAAACATCTGGAACTGGTCCACTGCCTGATGGAGCCCGGCGATGCGCTCTTCTTCCATGCCAATACGCTCCATCGCAGCGATCAGAACCGCTCCGACAATCCGCGCTGGTCGATGATCTGCTGCTACAACTCAAAGCACAACGATCCGTACGCGCCCGGCAAACATCCCAACTACACGCCGCTGTCGAAGGTCGATGACAACATGGTGCTCAAGGCCGGCACGAAGCGCTTCGGCGACGGCGATGACCCCGGCTGGCTCTCCAACACCGCCCGCAGCAGCGCCGCACGGCTCGCCGCCGGCTCCGGTGACAAGCACGGATGA
- a CDS encoding gfo/Idh/MocA family oxidoreductase: protein MSPRPEADQLDYHPRLPQRRDVGIGCVGSGFIMADCQLVAYRNAGLNPVAITSRKLSNARLVAERHQVTTVYRHYRRLLDDERVAVLDIAVPPDVQYGVIRDAVQHGNHIKGILAQKPLGIDYAQAKRLVAMCRDAGITLAVNQNMRWDQSVRACKQLLDRGDLGEPVFATIEMRAIPHWMPWQKRQGWLTLRVMSIHHMDTFRYWFGDPVRLYASTRPDPRTSFDHTDGICTYILEYERGLRAVGIDDVWAGPAREGGAPDIGIRWRVEGTQGMARGTIGWPDYPKPTPSTIDFTTTRSGKWHKPRWRKVWFPDAFVGPMAELMCAMEEQRPPTISGDDNLNTMALVEAAYRSAEKHRAVALKEITR, encoded by the coding sequence ATGAGCCCCCGCCCTGAAGCCGACCAACTCGATTATCACCCCCGTCTGCCCCAGCGGCGCGACGTCGGCATCGGGTGCGTCGGCAGCGGGTTCATCATGGCCGACTGTCAGCTCGTCGCCTATCGCAACGCCGGGCTCAACCCCGTCGCCATCACGTCGCGCAAACTCTCCAACGCCCGCCTCGTCGCCGAGCGCCATCAGGTCACCACCGTGTATCGTCATTACCGCCGTCTGCTCGATGACGAGCGCGTCGCCGTGCTCGACATCGCGGTGCCGCCGGATGTGCAGTACGGTGTCATTCGCGACGCCGTGCAGCATGGCAATCACATCAAAGGCATCCTCGCGCAGAAGCCGCTCGGCATCGACTACGCGCAGGCGAAGCGTCTCGTCGCCATGTGCCGCGACGCCGGGATCACGCTGGCGGTGAATCAGAACATGCGATGGGACCAATCGGTGCGGGCGTGCAAGCAGCTTCTGGATCGCGGCGACCTGGGCGAGCCGGTGTTCGCGACGATCGAGATGCGGGCGATTCCGCACTGGATGCCGTGGCAGAAGCGACAGGGCTGGCTGACGCTGCGCGTGATGTCGATTCATCATATGGACACGTTCCGCTACTGGTTCGGCGACCCCGTGCGCCTCTACGCCAGTACGCGCCCCGACCCGCGCACCAGCTTCGATCACACCGACGGCATCTGCACGTACATACTCGAATACGAACGCGGCCTGCGGGCGGTGGGCATAGACGACGTCTGGGCCGGTCCGGCGCGCGAGGGCGGGGCGCCCGACATCGGCATCCGCTGGCGCGTCGAAGGCACGCAAGGCATGGCCCGCGGGACGATCGGCTGGCCCGACTACCCCAAGCCGACGCCCAGCACGATCGACTTCACGACGACGCGCTCCGGCAAATGGCACAAGCCGCGCTGGCGCAAGGTCTGGTTCCCCGACGCCTTCGTGGGCCCGATGGCGGAGCTGATGTGCGCGATGGAGGAACAACGCCCGCCGACGATCAGCGGCGACGACAACCTCAACACCATGGCGCTCGTCGAAGCGGCCTATCGCTCCGCCGAGAAACATCGCGCGGTGGCGCTCAAGGAGATCACACGTTAA
- a CDS encoding TIM barrel protein, with translation MELGIINSAFAQAGKGTEFGLEQIARLGFDTVDIFTDPLDIDTAERQLIPTAAKRLGLPIRSICCVALGLIDLNPSVQRFHLDRCRAFIDLCAEFQARNLLLVLGEYIWQQEVIPPAEQWRWAVENTTLLGDYAKTRGVQIVIELEPFRASLINTVDTMLKFLADVNLPGVVEANCDLSHLYLMGIGPDQIARLGPRIEHVHLSDCDGKVHGDLPPGRGVVPLIDYVRALKAAGYDKTISIELEYSPQPQRIVEWVEEAYMKTAAIMDAAGCRG, from the coding sequence ATGGAACTGGGCATCATCAATTCCGCCTTCGCGCAGGCCGGCAAAGGCACCGAGTTCGGCCTCGAACAGATCGCGCGGCTCGGATTCGACACCGTCGACATCTTCACCGATCCGCTCGACATCGACACTGCTGAACGACAATTGATTCCGACGGCGGCGAAGCGCCTGGGCCTGCCCATCCGCAGCATCTGCTGCGTCGCGCTGGGGCTCATCGATCTCAATCCCTCCGTGCAGCGATTTCATCTGGACCGCTGCCGCGCGTTCATCGACTTGTGCGCCGAATTTCAGGCGCGCAATCTGCTCCTGGTGCTCGGCGAATACATCTGGCAGCAGGAAGTGATTCCGCCGGCCGAGCAATGGCGGTGGGCCGTCGAAAACACGACATTGCTCGGGGATTATGCCAAAACGCGCGGCGTGCAGATCGTCATCGAACTCGAACCCTTCCGTGCTTCGCTGATCAACACGGTCGACACGATGCTCAAGTTTCTCGCCGACGTGAATCTTCCGGGGGTCGTCGAAGCGAACTGCGATCTGTCGCATCTTTACCTGATGGGCATCGGCCCGGATCAGATCGCCCGGCTCGGACCGCGCATTGAACATGTGCATCTATCCGACTGCGACGGCAAAGTGCACGGCGATCTGCCCCCCGGCCGAGGCGTCGTCCCGCTCATCGACTACGTCCGCGCTCTCAAAGCGGCGGGCTACGACAAGACGATCAGCATCGAACTCGAATACAGCCCGCAGCCGCAGCGCATCGTCGAATGGGTCGAGGAAGCGTACATGAAGACCGCCGCAATCATGGACGCAGCCGGGTGTCGGGGATGA
- the rpoC gene encoding DNA-directed RNA polymerase subunit beta' — protein MAENLYDRINDYGSVKITLASPNDIRSWSFGEVKKPETINYRTYRPEKDGLFCERIFGPERDYECACGKYKGTKFKGIICDRCGVKVTHSRVRRKRMGHINIAAPTVHIWFFKAMPSRLGNLLAMKTGDLEKVIYFQDYVVIDPGDTPLKTKQMLTEDEYREAVGKYGSTSFDARMGAEAVKELLSRLDLAALAAELRLELDTTRSKLKVKDLSKRLKIVDQIRSSENNPEWMVMDVVPVIPPDLRPLVLLESGNFATSDLNALYRRIITRNNRLKELMDLNAPEVIIRNEKRMLQQAVDALFDNGRCRRPVLGSSNRPLKSLTDMIKGKQGRFRENLLGKRVDYSARSVIVVGPELKLHQCGLPKKIALELYQPFIIRKLKEHGLADTIKSAKRMLERKDEEVWDVLEEVIYQHPVMLNRAPTLHRMGIQAFEPVLVEGNAIKIHPLVCTGFNADFDGDQMAVHLPLSIEAQTEAHVLMLSTHNIFSPANGNPIISPSQDIVMGVYYLTVVPPRDVVENAPKPPRFRDASEAFLAYDLKKITIHDPIEVRFPKGRYAEIVSGQKDNPQPFPANGRVVTSVGRLIFNDQCPPQMPYYNCALGKKGCARVIDDVFAYNGKPATIDFLDAMKQVGFKHSTLAGLSFAVTDLRIPAKKHAIINAAQKKVDRVEKAFDAGALTERERYNQLLDIWAHCREEVTKELVGELKNDRRDPDGKLVPIESKEGKPYLNPVYLMSDSGARGNISQMQQLAGMRGLMSKPSGEIIETPIRANFREGLNVLEYFSSTHGARKGLADTALKTADSGYLTRKLADVAQNVIINERDCGTAAGISKHATYKGEEIDVPLRESIIGRIARETIRNPITDQLIVQENEIITEDAALKVEDLGIDSVMVRSPLTCESTLGICAKCYGQDLSTGHLVEEGMAVGIIAAQSIGEPGTQLTMRTFHTGGVATRRLLENAIQSMHAGTIQLRDCNEVPTVDENGKAILSALKRNGEIAVLDPKGRELEHYKVPYGASILVKPGDTVKKAQELVVWDPHRTPILAEKAGSVRFEDIIVGETVRAEKDSSTRGAGAAELLVVIEHKGERHPRIVIDGPDGKILDFHYLPAKARIEVTEGQKIDAGHMLARQPREVAGSADIVGGLPRVTELFEARKPKEPAVMAEISGTVELRSDKRRGKMTIIIKSETLEKEHHVPQDRHLLVHTGDYVTAGDPLIDGPLIPHDILRIKGEEALYNYLLEEVQNVYRAQGVPINDKHIEVIVTQMLRKVRVETPGDTDLLPFDVVDKFRFRAANNVLAKAVKISEPGGTNLPVGAIVEKAEVKEANARAEADGKEPAKAKRPRPATARTLLLGITKASLQSESWLSGASFQETTKVLTEAALAGRRDELIGLKENVLLGHLIPAGTGFKPYAQLQLLKKGEPIAQPQQTEQQIIAEATRAAEAAGAEMPSIEELEATSPIPPVVEPTE, from the coding sequence ATGGCTGAGAATCTTTACGATCGGATTAACGACTACGGCTCCGTCAAGATCACCTTGGCGAGCCCTAATGACATTCGCTCCTGGAGCTTCGGTGAAGTCAAGAAGCCCGAGACGATCAACTACCGCACATATCGCCCTGAGAAGGACGGCTTGTTCTGCGAGCGCATCTTCGGGCCCGAGCGCGACTACGAATGCGCCTGCGGCAAGTACAAGGGCACGAAGTTCAAGGGCATCATCTGCGATCGCTGCGGCGTGAAGGTGACCCATTCGCGCGTCCGCCGCAAGCGGATGGGCCACATCAACATCGCCGCCCCGACCGTGCACATCTGGTTCTTCAAGGCCATGCCCAGCCGCCTGGGCAACCTGCTGGCGATGAAGACCGGCGACCTCGAGAAGGTCATCTACTTCCAGGACTACGTCGTCATCGATCCGGGCGACACCCCGCTCAAGACCAAGCAGATGCTCACCGAAGACGAGTATCGCGAGGCCGTGGGCAAGTATGGTTCAACGAGCTTCGACGCCCGCATGGGCGCCGAGGCGGTCAAGGAGCTGCTCTCGCGCCTCGATCTGGCGGCGCTGGCGGCGGAACTCCGCCTCGAACTGGACACGACCCGGTCCAAGCTCAAGGTCAAGGACCTGTCCAAGCGTCTGAAGATCGTCGATCAGATTCGCAGCTCGGAAAACAATCCCGAGTGGATGGTCATGGATGTCGTGCCGGTGATTCCGCCGGACCTGCGTCCCCTGGTGCTGCTCGAGTCGGGCAATTTCGCCACCAGCGACCTGAACGCCCTGTACCGCCGCATCATCACCCGCAACAACCGTCTCAAGGAGCTGATGGACCTCAACGCGCCCGAGGTCATCATTCGCAACGAAAAGCGCATGCTTCAGCAGGCCGTCGACGCGCTGTTCGACAACGGCCGCTGCCGCCGCCCGGTGCTCGGATCGTCCAACCGTCCGCTCAAGTCGCTGACCGACATGATCAAAGGCAAGCAGGGCCGCTTCCGCGAAAACCTGCTGGGCAAGCGCGTCGACTACTCGGCCCGCTCCGTGATCGTCGTCGGCCCCGAACTGAAGCTGCATCAGTGCGGTCTTCCCAAGAAGATCGCGCTGGAGCTCTATCAGCCGTTCATCATCCGCAAGCTCAAGGAGCATGGCCTCGCTGACACGATCAAGTCGGCCAAGCGCATGCTCGAGCGCAAGGACGAGGAAGTCTGGGACGTGCTCGAAGAGGTGATCTACCAGCACCCCGTCATGCTCAATCGCGCTCCGACGCTGCACCGCATGGGCATTCAGGCCTTCGAGCCGGTGCTCGTCGAAGGCAACGCCATCAAGATTCACCCGCTCGTCTGCACGGGCTTCAACGCCGACTTCGACGGCGACCAGATGGCCGTCCACCTGCCGCTGTCGATCGAAGCGCAGACCGAAGCGCATGTGCTGATGCTTTCGACGCACAACATCTTTTCGCCGGCCAACGGCAATCCGATCATTTCGCCGTCGCAGGATATCGTCATGGGCGTGTACTACCTGACGGTGGTGCCGCCGCGCGATGTCGTCGAGAACGCGCCCAAGCCGCCTCGCTTCCGCGATGCGTCTGAAGCGTTCCTCGCCTACGACCTCAAGAAGATCACGATCCACGACCCGATCGAAGTGCGCTTCCCCAAGGGGCGGTACGCGGAAATCGTCAGCGGGCAGAAGGACAACCCGCAGCCGTTCCCGGCCAACGGTCGTGTCGTCACCTCCGTCGGCCGCCTGATCTTCAATGATCAGTGCCCGCCGCAGATGCCTTACTACAACTGCGCTCTTGGCAAGAAGGGCTGCGCCCGCGTCATCGACGACGTGTTCGCCTACAACGGCAAGCCCGCCACGATCGACTTCCTGGACGCCATGAAGCAGGTCGGGTTCAAGCACTCGACGCTCGCCGGTCTGTCCTTCGCCGTGACCGATCTGCGCATCCCCGCCAAGAAGCACGCCATCATCAACGCGGCGCAGAAGAAGGTCGACCGCGTCGAGAAGGCCTTCGACGCCGGTGCGCTGACCGAGCGTGAACGCTACAACCAGTTGCTCGACATCTGGGCGCACTGCCGCGAAGAAGTCACCAAAGAACTCGTCGGCGAACTGAAAAACGATCGCCGCGATCCGGACGGCAAGCTCGTCCCGATCGAATCCAAGGAAGGCAAGCCGTATCTGAACCCGGTGTACCTGATGAGCGACTCGGGCGCCCGCGGTAACATCAGCCAGATGCAGCAGCTCGCCGGCATGCGCGGTCTTATGTCCAAGCCGTCGGGCGAAATCATCGAAACGCCCATCCGAGCCAACTTCCGTGAAGGCCTCAACGTGCTCGAGTACTTCTCCTCGACGCACGGCGCCCGCAAGGGTCTGGCCGACACCGCGCTCAAGACCGCCGACTCCGGCTACCTGACCCGCAAGCTCGCCGACGTCGCTCAGAACGTCATCATCAACGAGCGCGACTGCGGCACCGCGGCCGGCATCTCCAAGCATGCGACCTACAAGGGCGAGGAAATCGACGTGCCCCTGCGCGAGTCGATCATCGGCCGCATCGCCCGCGAGACGATCCGCAATCCGATCACCGATCAACTGATCGTGCAGGAAAACGAGATCATCACCGAAGACGCCGCCCTGAAGGTCGAAGACCTGGGCATCGACAGCGTGATGGTCCGCAGCCCGCTGACCTGCGAAAGCACGCTGGGCATCTGTGCCAAGTGCTACGGCCAGGACCTCTCGACGGGCCACCTCGTCGAAGAAGGTATGGCCGTCGGCATCATCGCCGCTCAGTCCATCGGCGAGCCCGGCACGCAGCTCACCATGCGTACGTTCCACACCGGCGGCGTGGCGACGCGTCGTCTGCTCGAGAACGCCATCCAGTCGATGCACGCCGGTACGATCCAGTTGCGCGACTGTAATGAAGTGCCGACCGTGGACGAAAACGGCAAGGCGATCCTGAGCGCCCTGAAGCGCAACGGTGAAATCGCCGTGCTCGATCCGAAGGGCCGCGAGCTTGAGCACTACAAGGTGCCGTACGGTGCGTCGATTCTGGTCAAGCCCGGCGACACGGTGAAGAAGGCCCAGGAGCTGGTCGTCTGGGACCCGCACCGCACGCCGATTCTCGCCGAGAAGGCCGGTAGCGTCCGCTTCGAGGACATCATCGTCGGCGAAACCGTCCGAGCCGAGAAGGATTCGTCAACGCGTGGCGCCGGCGCCGCCGAACTGCTCGTGGTCATCGAACACAAGGGCGAGCGCCATCCGCGCATCGTCATCGACGGCCCCGACGGCAAGATCCTCGACTTCCATTACCTGCCCGCCAAGGCGCGTATCGAAGTGACCGAAGGTCAGAAAATCGACGCCGGTCACATGCTCGCCCGCCAGCCGCGCGAAGTGGCCGGGTCGGCCGACATCGTCGGCGGTCTGCCCCGCGTCACCGAGCTCTTCGAGGCCCGCAAGCCCAAGGAGCCGGCGGTCATGGCCGAAATCTCCGGCACCGTCGAGCTTCGCTCCGACAAGCGCCGCGGCAAGATGACCATCATCATCAAGTCCGAAACGCTCGAGAAGGAGCACCACGTCCCGCAGGATCGTCACCTGCTCGTGCACACAGGCGACTACGTCACCGCAGGCGATCCGCTCATCGACGGCCCGCTGATCCCGCACGACATTCTTCGCATCAAGGGCGAAGAAGCGCTCTACAACTATCTGCTCGAAGAGGTGCAGAATGTGTACCGCGCTCAGGGCGTGCCCATCAACGACAAGCACATCGAAGTCATCGTCACGCAGATGCTCCGCAAGGTCCGCGTGGAGACGCCCGGCGATACGGACCTGCTGCCGTTCGACGTGGTGGACAAGTTCCGCTTCCGTGCGGCGAACAATGTGCTGGCCAAGGCCGTGAAAATCTCCGAACCCGGCGGCACGAATCTGCCCGTCGGCGCGATTGTCGAAAAGGCCGAGGTCAAGGAAGCCAACGCCCGTGCCGAAGCCGACGGCAAGGAGCCGGCCAAGGCCAAGCGCCCGCGTCCGGCGACCGCCCGCACGCTGCTCCTTGGCATCACCAAGGCCTCGCTCCAGTCTGAATCGTGGCTCTCCGGTGCATCGTTCCAGGAGACCACCAAGGTGCTCACCGAAGCCGCCCTCGCCGGCCGCCGCGACGAGCTCATCGGCCTCAAGGAAAACGTCCTCCTCGGACACCTCATCCCCGCCGGCACCGGCTTCAAGCCCTACGCCCAGCTCCAGCTTCTCAAGAAGGGCGAGCCCATCGCCCAGCCCCAGCAGACGGAGCAGCAGATCATCGCCGAAGCGACCCGCGCCGCCGAGGCCGCTGGCGCCGAGATGCCCAGCATCGAGGAACTCGAAGCCACCAGCCCGATTCCCCCCGTCGTCGAGCCCACCGAGTAA